A region of Paenibacillus sp. JNUCC-31 DNA encodes the following proteins:
- a CDS encoding AraC family transcriptional regulator: MSSTYLPPALGESVHEVFYPDVQTTVNLFAIHLRSVGADWDYPAHEHPQYELNYVTEGEQCMTVNGKEYIQKAGELLLIPPGSIHSSQSHKGKGFTYFCMHFDIDDQLFLSLLARIKQVLFDAESPVTRQIEPVLCKLMSSADNRAASTMVQRMQLQSAVFELFGHLWEAVSQEAAQLFTDGYEKIELAHQIRNRLQSLVSQQFKQGRESDSHYGIDDIAAELGISSSHCNRVFRQVYGQSPRVYLSEMVLHEAKVLLGNPELSVQNIASMLGYKDIAHFSRQFKRWSGISPSRYRQEQPAPE, encoded by the coding sequence ATGTCTTCCACCTATTTGCCTCCCGCTTTGGGAGAAAGTGTGCATGAAGTGTTTTACCCGGATGTACAAACAACGGTGAATCTGTTCGCTATTCATTTGCGCAGTGTCGGAGCAGATTGGGATTATCCCGCGCACGAACATCCGCAGTATGAACTGAATTATGTAACAGAAGGTGAACAATGCATGACCGTGAACGGTAAGGAGTATATTCAAAAGGCTGGCGAATTGCTCCTGATTCCTCCAGGAAGCATTCATTCCAGCCAAAGCCATAAGGGCAAGGGGTTCACCTATTTTTGCATGCATTTTGACATCGACGATCAGTTATTTCTCTCCTTGCTTGCACGAATCAAGCAGGTTTTGTTCGATGCAGAAAGTCCGGTTACCCGCCAGATCGAGCCTGTACTTTGCAAATTAATGTCTTCTGCTGACAATCGGGCGGCAAGTACAATGGTACAGCGTATGCAGCTGCAATCGGCCGTGTTTGAATTGTTCGGTCATTTGTGGGAAGCGGTCTCTCAGGAGGCAGCTCAATTGTTCACAGATGGATATGAGAAAATTGAATTGGCTCACCAAATCCGCAATCGGCTGCAAAGCCTTGTGAGTCAACAATTCAAACAGGGGCGTGAGTCCGACAGCCACTATGGCATAGATGATATTGCAGCGGAACTGGGTATCAGTTCTTCCCATTGTAACCGTGTATTCCGTCAGGTGTATGGTCAGTCTCCGCGTGTCTATCTGTCCGAAATGGTTTTGCATGAAGCCAAAGTTCTGCTGGGTAATCCCGAATTATCGGTTCAGAACATCGCTTCCATGCTTGGTTATAAGGATATTGCCCATTTCAGCCGTCAATTTAAGCGCTGGTCCGGTATTTCCCCATCACGCTACAGACAGGAACAGCCTGCTCCCGAATGA
- a CDS encoding aldehyde dehydrogenase, giving the protein MQELSEHEVEKILLQQRQFFRSGATRSPEARIAHLTRLKQAIQKYESRLTEALYQDLGKSEFESYTTEIGFMLDSITHTIGKVRKWVKPVKVKTQFALVGSKSYIIPEPYGAVLIIGPFNYPFQLLIEPLVGALAAGNTAILKASENTPAVSAVIREMISSVFEPAYVHVVEGAKDTTTALINAPFDYIFFTGSVPVGKIVMEAAAKNLVPVTLELGGKSPVIVDKHADLKVAAQRIIWGKLLNTGQTCIAPDYLLVHEQVKDLLITEMKAAVESFFGTDIQHNRDYGRIVNKAHFKRLTTLIERDQAHVIYGGRSDEEDRFIEPTFIDVESWDAASMEDEIFGPILPLISYTHIDEAIEGIVKRPKPLALYLFTSDTQLQDKVMREVSFGGGCINDTITHVANPRLPFGGVGHSGLGAYHGRYSLETFSHMKSVLKKSTRLNLSILYPPYDNKLKTIKRLLK; this is encoded by the coding sequence TAAGCGAACATGAAGTGGAAAAGATTTTACTGCAGCAACGGCAATTTTTCCGCTCAGGGGCTACACGTTCGCCCGAGGCTCGAATTGCACATTTAACCCGGCTGAAACAGGCGATCCAGAAGTATGAGTCCCGTCTGACTGAGGCGCTCTATCAGGATTTGGGCAAGAGTGAGTTCGAATCGTATACCACAGAGATTGGATTCATGCTGGATAGTATCACACATACCATAGGGAAAGTGAGAAAATGGGTCAAACCGGTCAAAGTTAAAACCCAGTTCGCGTTGGTCGGGTCCAAAAGTTATATCATTCCTGAGCCTTATGGTGCGGTATTGATTATCGGGCCCTTTAACTATCCATTCCAGCTGTTAATTGAACCCCTCGTTGGCGCGTTGGCAGCCGGCAATACGGCGATCCTCAAAGCATCAGAGAACACACCGGCTGTCTCCGCAGTTATTCGGGAGATGATTAGCTCCGTCTTCGAACCAGCTTACGTTCACGTGGTAGAAGGAGCCAAAGACACAACTACAGCGCTCATTAACGCGCCGTTTGACTATATCTTCTTTACAGGCAGTGTACCGGTGGGGAAAATTGTCATGGAAGCAGCTGCCAAAAATCTCGTTCCGGTTACACTGGAGCTTGGCGGTAAAAGTCCGGTTATCGTGGATAAGCATGCAGATCTTAAAGTGGCTGCACAGCGGATTATATGGGGGAAACTGCTCAATACGGGTCAGACCTGCATCGCACCGGATTATCTGCTTGTTCATGAACAGGTGAAAGATCTCTTGATTACTGAAATGAAAGCAGCGGTGGAGTCATTCTTTGGTACGGATATTCAGCACAATCGGGACTATGGGCGAATCGTTAACAAAGCTCATTTCAAACGTCTTACCACGCTTATCGAACGTGATCAGGCTCATGTCATATATGGTGGTCGCTCCGATGAGGAAGATCGCTTTATTGAACCTACGTTTATTGATGTGGAATCCTGGGATGCCGCATCAATGGAGGACGAGATTTTTGGGCCGATTCTCCCATTGATCAGTTATACCCATATTGATGAGGCGATTGAAGGCATTGTAAAACGGCCCAAACCACTGGCGCTGTATCTCTTCACGTCCGATACACAGCTACAGGATAAAGTGATGCGCGAGGTTTCTTTTGGAGGCGGATGCATTAACGATACGATTACCCATGTGGCTAACCCGCGTCTGCCATTTGGCGGTGTAGGACATTCAGGACTGGGTGCATATCATGGGCGTTACAGCCTGGAGACATTCTCCCATATGAAAAGTGTGCTCAAAAAGAGCACCAGATTGAACTTGTCTATTTTATATCCGCCGTACGATAACAAACTTAAGACGATTAAACGTCTGTTGAAATAA
- a CDS encoding NAD(P)-dependent alcohol dehydrogenase yields the protein MGHHQIPETMKAAVMTTPGNIIMEEQAVPQPADDEVLIKVMAVGVCGSDVHYFEHGRIGRFVVEKPIILGHECAGIVASVGSKVSRLKEGDRVAIEPGVTCGRCTACKEGRYNLCPDVQFLATPPVDGAFVQYMTIREDMVFPIPDHLSFEEAAMNEPFSVGIHAARRSKLAPGTTLAIMGMGPVGLMAVAAAKSFGVERIIVTDLEEVRLEAARRMGATHTINVRNEDALAVIRELTNGVGVDTAWETAGNPKALQSALYSLRRGGKLAIVGLPAQDEIALNVPFIADNEVDIYGIFRYANTYPAGIEFLSSGQHNVMSLITDRYSLEETQQAMERALHNKSGSLKVMVYPNGK from the coding sequence ATGGGACATCATCAAATACCCGAGACTATGAAGGCTGCCGTCATGACAACACCTGGGAACATTATCATGGAGGAACAGGCTGTACCCCAGCCTGCTGATGACGAAGTACTTATTAAGGTAATGGCGGTTGGCGTCTGCGGATCGGATGTGCATTATTTTGAACATGGCAGAATTGGCCGATTTGTGGTTGAGAAACCGATTATACTCGGACATGAATGTGCAGGTATCGTAGCATCTGTCGGCTCGAAAGTATCACGGTTGAAAGAAGGAGATCGGGTAGCCATTGAGCCTGGGGTAACCTGCGGACGATGCACGGCTTGTAAAGAAGGCCGATATAATCTGTGTCCCGATGTGCAATTTCTGGCGACACCTCCGGTGGATGGGGCATTTGTGCAGTATATGACAATTCGTGAAGATATGGTCTTTCCCATCCCGGATCATCTATCTTTTGAAGAGGCGGCGATGAACGAACCTTTCTCGGTAGGCATTCATGCTGCAAGACGCAGTAAACTGGCTCCTGGAACAACACTTGCCATTATGGGCATGGGACCTGTTGGACTGATGGCTGTGGCAGCTGCCAAATCGTTCGGTGTGGAACGCATCATCGTAACCGACCTGGAGGAAGTGAGACTGGAAGCCGCTCGCCGCATGGGCGCCACCCATACCATTAATGTACGGAATGAAGATGCACTGGCTGTGATCCGTGAGTTAACGAATGGTGTCGGTGTAGATACGGCGTGGGAAACAGCAGGTAATCCAAAGGCGCTTCAGTCTGCATTATATTCGCTCCGTCGCGGGGGCAAGCTTGCCATTGTAGGATTGCCTGCACAGGACGAAATTGCACTCAATGTTCCTTTTATTGCCGACAATGAGGTGGATATATACGGAATCTTCCGTTATGCCAATACGTATCCTGCGGGAATTGAGTTTCTGAGCTCAGGCCAGCATAATGTGATGTCCCTGATTACCGACCGTTATTCACTTGAGGAGACACAACAGGCTATGGAACGGGCATTGCATAATAAGAGTGGAAGTCTGAAAGTAATGGTATATCCGAACGGGAAATGA
- a CDS encoding glycoside hydrolase family 52 protein, with product MSTSKKSIFYNAHHSPIGAFASFTLGYKGAKGGLGLELGKPADQNIYIGLQSRDSENYEALPFFEAVEDASVRYDVEKVENSDSDQASSTSTESEESTPAGVGVQMSGSLISAFRDEDITREFTLGTDTWTAGDLTFRIYSPVRPVPEPLSGDREALMDALVPAVLVEMTIDNTQGQKPRKAYFGYQGNDPYSAMRIIGGPEGGALTGVGQGRLTAILSADEGLWPARGFTLEKILQEKHRENLAFGLGETAALLMDVPAGEKRTFQFAVCFYRGGIVTSGMDTTYWYTRYFADILEAGQYALDRFSELTASCQEVEQRLGVSALSEDQSFMLAHSIHSYYASTQLLDADGEPFWIVNEGEYRMMNTLDLTADQLYFELALNPWTVRNELEWFVKRYSYTDQVRFPGEEKEYPGGITFTHDIGVANVFSRPGHSAYELVGIDDCFSQMSHEELVNWLCCAAVYIEQTQDREFVKEMLPVIRDCFESMLNRDHPDEQQRNGLMGLDSSRTKGGAEITTYDSLDVSLGQSRNNIYLAGKCWAVYVALEKLFAAEKLGDLSHHAGRQADRCAASIAAQLTDGGYIPAVIAENNDSRIIPAIEGLVFPYFTGCEGALDVNGRFGPYLQALRTHLKTVLVPGTCLFEDGGWKLSSTSNNSWLSKIYLSQFIARELLGVAWDETGKASDAAHVNWLLHPEESYWCWSDQILAGVAVGSKYYPRGVTSILWLLEGKGTRLEQIYASKEAAVQ from the coding sequence ATGAGTACATCCAAAAAATCCATTTTTTATAATGCCCATCACTCACCGATCGGAGCTTTCGCCAGTTTCACGCTTGGTTACAAAGGAGCTAAAGGCGGCCTGGGACTGGAGCTTGGCAAGCCAGCAGATCAGAATATATATATCGGTTTACAGTCTCGCGACAGTGAGAACTACGAAGCATTACCATTTTTCGAAGCTGTTGAGGATGCGAGTGTTCGGTATGATGTCGAGAAAGTGGAAAATTCGGATTCGGATCAGGCATCGTCGACCTCAACGGAAAGTGAAGAGAGCACACCAGCTGGAGTTGGAGTGCAGATGTCGGGTTCGCTGATTTCAGCGTTTCGTGATGAAGATATTACCCGTGAATTTACTTTGGGCACAGATACGTGGACGGCGGGTGATCTGACCTTCCGAATTTACTCACCTGTGCGTCCTGTACCGGAACCGCTAAGTGGCGATCGTGAAGCATTAATGGATGCGCTTGTGCCAGCAGTGCTGGTGGAGATGACGATTGATAACACGCAAGGACAGAAGCCGCGCAAAGCGTATTTTGGTTATCAGGGTAATGATCCTTACTCCGCCATGCGTATCATCGGAGGACCGGAGGGTGGAGCATTAACGGGGGTTGGACAAGGACGCTTAACCGCCATTTTGTCTGCGGATGAGGGACTATGGCCTGCGCGCGGATTTACACTGGAAAAGATATTACAGGAGAAACATCGCGAGAACCTGGCTTTCGGATTAGGCGAAACAGCTGCATTATTGATGGACGTTCCAGCGGGAGAGAAGCGTACGTTCCAATTTGCCGTATGTTTCTATCGAGGCGGGATTGTTACTTCGGGTATGGACACGACCTATTGGTATACCCGTTATTTTGCGGATATCCTGGAAGCTGGGCAATATGCGCTTGACCGTTTTAGTGAGTTGACTGCTTCCTGTCAGGAAGTTGAGCAACGTCTTGGCGTATCTGCTTTGAGTGAAGATCAGTCCTTTATGCTTGCCCATTCCATTCACAGCTACTATGCAAGCACACAACTGCTGGATGCGGACGGCGAACCGTTCTGGATCGTAAACGAAGGCGAATACCGGATGATGAACACACTTGATCTGACTGCAGATCAGCTGTATTTTGAATTAGCTTTGAATCCCTGGACAGTGCGTAATGAGCTGGAGTGGTTTGTGAAGCGCTACAGTTATACAGACCAAGTGCGATTCCCGGGTGAAGAAAAGGAATATCCGGGAGGCATTACGTTTACTCATGATATCGGCGTAGCCAATGTATTCTCGCGTCCGGGACACTCGGCATATGAACTGGTGGGCATTGATGACTGCTTTTCGCAAATGAGCCACGAGGAACTGGTCAACTGGCTCTGTTGTGCAGCGGTATATATTGAACAGACGCAGGATCGGGAGTTTGTCAAGGAGATGCTTCCTGTCATCCGTGATTGCTTCGAAAGCATGTTAAACCGGGATCATCCGGATGAACAACAACGCAATGGCCTGATGGGTCTGGATAGCAGCCGTACCAAGGGCGGAGCCGAGATTACCACGTATGACAGCCTGGATGTGTCTCTTGGACAATCCCGGAATAACATCTACCTGGCAGGAAAATGCTGGGCTGTCTATGTTGCACTGGAGAAGCTGTTCGCAGCAGAGAAGCTGGGTGACCTGTCCCATCATGCAGGCCGTCAGGCGGATCGCTGTGCAGCCAGTATTGCAGCCCAGTTGACCGATGGGGGTTATATTCCGGCCGTTATCGCCGAAAATAATGATTCCCGCATTATTCCAGCCATTGAAGGTTTGGTGTTCCCTTACTTCACTGGCTGTGAAGGTGCGCTGGATGTAAATGGCCGTTTTGGTCCTTACCTGCAAGCACTTCGAACTCATCTTAAAACTGTTCTTGTACCTGGTACCTGTCTGTTTGAAGATGGAGGCTGGAAGCTGTCCTCAACAAGTAATAACTCGTGGCTCAGCAAAATATATCTGTCCCAGTTCATAGCGAGAGAATTACTGGGCGTGGCTTGGGATGAAACAGGGAAGGCATCTGATGCTGCCCATGTAAACTGGCTGTTGCATCCAGAGGAGTCCTACTGGTGCTGGAGTGACCAGATTCTGGCGGGCGTCGCGGTCGGAAGCAAGTATTATCCGCGTGGTGTAACATCGATTTTATGGCTCCTGGAAGGCAAAGGTACTCGTCTGGAGCAAATCTATGCCAGCAAGGAGGCGGCGGTGCAATGA
- a CDS encoding alpha-glucuronidase family glycosyl hydrolase has product MSNTTLKTHISGPQYDAWLGYLQGQSGGKGAARKAAPVWSHTVSAEEDQELLSTAIAELTQGLDKLFGIKPKVNHAAFSQASEPDLAHQAAQGVWLGTWKGSKAVAQAFSDTERSAVHGEGYIIRQDTEHGRLFIGSETPQGVLYGTFHLLRELVLDQASSTEADTATERLSYITEQPVNALRMINQWDNVDGSIERGYAGKSIFYDNGEFTKDLGRIRDYARLLASTGINAISINNVNVHKRETLFLTERFLGDVAKVAAAFRAYGIRLFLSANYASPIEIGGLLTANPLDEQVREWWNVQTAKVYAAIPDFGGYLIKADSENRPGPFTYNRDHADGANMLAEALRPFGGLVIWRCFVYNCKQDWRDRSTDRARAAYDHFKPLDGRFADNVILQIKNGPMDFQVREAVSPLFGAMEQTNQVLEFQITQEYTGQQRHLCYLVPQWKEVLDFDTFAKGQGSEIKRIADGSLYNRPYSGFAAVSNIGADACWTGHPLAQANLYGYGRLAWNPELSSEEIAEEWVRLTFGHDEEVVRLISGMLLDSLEIYESYTAPLGVGWMVNPEHHYGPNVDGYEYSKWGTYHFADRDGIGVDRTVSSGTGYTSQYHRENAERYESVDTCPDELLLFFHHVPYTHVLHSGKTVIQHIYDTHFDGAEKAAALAETWGQLEGKIDPTVFNKVASLQAGQAEHAKEWRDMINTYFYRKSGIADEQGRTIF; this is encoded by the coding sequence ATGAGCAACACCACCCTTAAAACGCATATTTCCGGGCCGCAATATGATGCGTGGCTTGGTTATCTCCAAGGTCAGTCGGGGGGGAAGGGAGCTGCCAGAAAGGCAGCTCCAGTCTGGAGCCATACCGTGTCGGCGGAAGAAGATCAAGAACTTCTATCAACAGCCATAGCTGAACTGACTCAGGGGCTTGATAAGCTGTTTGGGATAAAGCCGAAAGTTAATCATGCAGCTTTCAGCCAAGCGAGTGAGCCGGATTTGGCTCATCAGGCGGCACAAGGGGTATGGCTGGGTACCTGGAAGGGTTCGAAAGCCGTAGCTCAAGCATTCAGCGACACGGAGCGCTCGGCTGTACACGGCGAAGGTTATATCATTCGCCAAGATACGGAACACGGCAGGTTATTTATTGGTTCTGAAACTCCTCAAGGTGTTCTGTACGGTACTTTTCATCTGTTGAGAGAACTGGTGCTGGACCAAGCAAGCTCAACTGAAGCGGATACTGCCACGGAAAGACTAAGTTATATTACCGAGCAACCCGTTAATGCCTTACGCATGATCAATCAGTGGGATAATGTGGACGGCAGCATCGAGCGCGGTTATGCCGGCAAGTCCATTTTCTATGACAACGGAGAATTCACGAAGGACCTTGGGCGTATCCGGGACTATGCCAGACTGCTTGCTTCCACAGGCATTAACGCGATCTCGATCAATAACGTAAACGTGCATAAGCGTGAAACCTTGTTCCTGACGGAGCGTTTCCTGGGTGATGTCGCCAAGGTTGCTGCAGCATTCAGAGCGTATGGCATTCGATTGTTCTTAAGTGCCAACTATGCAAGTCCAATAGAGATCGGCGGGTTGCTTACAGCAAATCCGCTGGATGAGCAGGTCCGTGAATGGTGGAACGTTCAGACAGCGAAGGTGTACGCGGCAATCCCGGATTTTGGCGGCTACCTGATCAAAGCGGATTCAGAAAATCGCCCAGGTCCATTTACGTATAACCGGGATCATGCCGATGGAGCCAATATGCTGGCCGAGGCTCTTCGTCCATTCGGTGGACTGGTGATCTGGCGCTGCTTTGTCTACAATTGCAAGCAGGACTGGCGTGACCGCTCTACAGATCGCGCGCGTGCGGCCTATGACCACTTCAAGCCACTGGATGGCCGATTTGCGGATAATGTCATTTTGCAGATCAAGAATGGACCGATGGACTTTCAGGTTCGGGAGGCCGTATCCCCGTTGTTCGGGGCCATGGAGCAAACAAATCAGGTATTGGAGTTCCAGATTACACAGGAGTATACGGGCCAGCAGCGACATTTGTGTTATCTGGTTCCACAGTGGAAAGAAGTATTGGATTTTGATACGTTTGCCAAGGGTCAGGGCTCTGAAATCAAACGTATCGCTGACGGCTCTCTGTACAACAGGCCCTATAGCGGCTTTGCCGCAGTCTCCAATATCGGCGCAGACGCTTGTTGGACGGGACACCCACTCGCTCAAGCGAATCTGTACGGATATGGAAGACTGGCCTGGAATCCGGAGCTGTCATCGGAAGAGATTGCGGAGGAGTGGGTCAGACTTACGTTTGGACATGACGAAGAGGTGGTTCGTCTCATCTCTGGCATGCTTCTGGATTCGTTGGAAATCTATGAAAGTTATACGGCACCGCTCGGTGTAGGCTGGATGGTCAATCCGGAGCACCATTATGGGCCTAATGTAGATGGCTATGAGTATTCCAAGTGGGGGACGTATCATTTTGCCGATCGTGATGGTATTGGCGTGGACCGGACAGTGAGCAGTGGAACGGGATATACATCGCAATACCACCGGGAAAATGCCGAAAGATATGAATCTGTAGATACCTGTCCGGATGAGCTGCTGTTATTTTTCCACCATGTCCCATATACCCACGTCCTGCATTCTGGCAAAACGGTCATTCAGCATATTTATGATACACATTTTGATGGAGCAGAGAAGGCAGCGGCGTTAGCCGAGACTTGGGGACAGCTGGAAGGCAAGATTGATCCGACTGTATTTAATAAGGTGGCTTCGTTACAGGCAGGGCAGGCGGAACATGCCAAGGAATGGAGAGACATGATCAATACGTACTTCTATCGCAAAAGCGGCATTGCAGATGAACAAGGCAGAACGATATTTTAA